CCCCAGAAGTGAATTCCGCATTTCCGCCTCGTTTACCGATGCCCCGATTTCTTTCAGATGAATGATCCCTACTTTGAAGTCGGTGATTCTGATCGAACTCCCCCGGACAGTTCCGTTGGCGGTTTCATAGAATCTGTCAAACTGCAGGTTATCTTTCTTGATACCCAGTTTCTCGGCATCATGCGGAGACAGCACAATATGGCTTGCGCCTGTATCTGCCAAAAAAGTAACGGGAATTCCGTTAACTTCGGCACGGATATAGAAATGTCCGTCGGATGATACGGGGAAACTGATCGAATCCGGAGTGTTGCGGAAGCCTTTTGCCGGGATAATTTCCGCTATAATTTTATCTTTTATAGCTGCCATTTCATGACGATAGCTGTATCCCGTCATCATAATCAAAATAATTCCGGCCCATATTGCAAGATATTTCAGATTCTGTCTTATTTTTCCCGAAGCCAGTCCAGAACTGACAATCAGAATGACAAATATCTCATAAACAATACGTCCCGAATCTTCTTTGAGGGTTAATACATTAAAAGTCC
Above is a window of uncultured Desulfobacter sp. DNA encoding:
- a CDS encoding TIGR02281 family clan AA aspartic protease, whose product is MTKKKVNPHRNEIIRICPHCGTENIRIADAWMKITSERNPHLCFNCKKDLYADIDPGYSENGKAEGRNFSIGFFIIAVLLSGLVIWLNRTFNVLTLKEDSGRIVYEIFVILIVSSGLASGKIRQNLKYLAIWAGIILIMMTGYSYRHEMAAIKDKIIAEIIPAKGFRNTPDSISFPVSSDGHFYIRAEVNGIPVTFLADTGASHIVLSPHDAEKLGIKKDNLQFDRFYETANGTVRGSSIRITDFKVGIIHLKEIGASVNEAEMRNSLLGMTFFRRMKGYEVKNDVLTLFWNE